In Camarhynchus parvulus chromosome Z, STF_HiC, whole genome shotgun sequence, a genomic segment contains:
- the CD180 gene encoding LOW QUALITY PROTEIN: CD180 antigen (The sequence of the model RefSeq protein was modified relative to this genomic sequence to represent the inferred CDS: inserted 10 bases in 7 codons; deleted 3 bases in 2 codons; substituted 5 bases at 5 genomic stop codons) — MAGCFRAPVTWVWLAFVKSAGKEITEKKSYTWEGLGMREVPMTIXATTEVLNFRGPFPPEFNFSDLNSLLXLDIKRCQISWVYDGAFPSNRQLKTVILTRNLLMFLSATAFAGPHSLEXILTQTGITSMFFIPMTNLGSLGISISGRNHISPLQLPPSFSMRHLKHXNFQMNNTQAISAEGVQALQKNSNVTLILKGKDIPLHXEPGSSQSHFYSLDLVGCADIPGVLVGIQDSTAQTFWLGAFYGVEKEPYISPDISQGLCSISVKDLYLQLWHLRNLNADTFQSLTRLQKLDLTQPHIHALPPAISGMSLLEEMVLNADCFEQPCXTSSAAFPSLTRLHIQGNSQVLQPGSGYLEKLARLQHLDLTQSPFESSXCSSEGLRALSRLCYLNLSRSTHLHLQDVLNXDSASLELLDLLFSPLYINTLXSPFQNLHLXQVLDDLSSCHINMSIQHVFQGLKNLMVLDLSQNNFDLGIMPKDKLFRQLSNLEALILNSSCELTSVGNQVFHNLRKLQHVDLNYNKFTAFSTDAFSNPKSINLCCVHNRTYTVPGVQLLPLDGHFIINLSYNLLDCSCFKIDLITXYKQHLDKIEEPEGPRCCELKFLAXVQLATISLSCGKDTSGIMAVVYPVVPSSFGVFTVSSKITSNS; from the exons ATGGCAGGCTGTTTCAGGGCGCCAGTGACCTGGGTCTGGCTGGCTTTCGTGAAATCAGCAGGCAAAG AgattacagaaaagaaaagctacaCCTGGGAAGGTTTAGGAATGAGAGAAGTGCCTATGACTAT TGCCACAACCGAAGTCCTCAATTTCAGAGGTCCCTTCCCTCCAGAATTCAACTTCTCTGACCTGAATTCTCTTCTCTAGTTGGACATAAAAAG GTGTCAGATCAGCTGGGTGTATGATGGTGCCTTTCCCAGCAACAGGCAGCTGAAGACAGTAATTCTGACCAGAAACCTGCTCATGTTTCTGTCTGCCACAGCATTTGCTGGCCCACATTCCCTGGA CATCTTAACACAGACAGGAATAACAAGTATGTTCTTTATTCCAATGACAAATCTTGGCAGCTTAGGTATCTCCATCTCAGGCCGCAACCACATCTCTCCACTGCAGCTTCCTCCCAGCTTTTCCATGCGACATCTCAAAC TCAATTTTCAAATGAACAACACACAAGCAATCTCAGCAGAAGGTGTCCAAGCTCTGCAGAAGAACAGCAATGTAACTCTCATCCTTAAAGGCAAAGACATTCCATTACA TGAACCTGGATCTTCTCAGTCACATTTCTACAGTTTGGACTTAGTGGGCTGTGCTGACATCCCTGGGGTCCTGGTGGGGATACAGGACTCCACAGCTCAGACCTTTTGGCTGGGAGCATTTTATGGTGTAGAAAAGGAGCCCTACATAAGCCCAGATATTTCACAAGGCCTCTGTAGTATCTCTGTCAAGGATCTCTATCTGCAGTTATGGCACCTCAGAAATCTAAATGCTGACACATTTCAGAGCCTAACCAGGCTCCAAAAGCTGGACCTAACCCAACCCCACATCCATGCACTGCCCCCTGCCATCAGTGGCATGAGCTTGCTGGAGGAGATGGTTCTCAATGCAGACTGCTTTGAGCAGCCCT acaccagctctgctgccttcccctccctcacccGCCTCCACATCCAGGGTAACTCACAGGttctgcagccaggctctggaTATTTGGAGAAACTGGCAAGGCTTCAACATCTAGATTTAACTCAGAGTCCCTTTGAAAGTT GATGCTCTAGCGAAGGGCTGAGAGCTTTGAGCAGACTTTGTTACTTGAATCTGAGCCGCAGCACACACCTCCATCTCCAGGACGTGCTCAATTAGGACAGTGCTAGCCTAGAGCTGCTGGACTtactcttctctcctctctatATCAACACCTTATAGAGCCCTTTCCAAAATCTCCATCTCTAGCAAGTGCTA GATGATCTTTCCTCATGCCACATTAATATGAGCATTCAGCATGTCTTTCAAGGCTTGAAAAACCTCATGGTCTTGGACCTTAGTCAAAATAACTTTGATTTGGGGATCATGCCAAAGGACAAACTGTTCCGACAACTATCCAATTTAGAGGCGCTAATCCTG AATTCATCCTGTGAACTAACATCGGTAGGTAACCAAGTATTTCACAACCTCAGGAAGTTACAGCATGTTGATCTGAATTACAACAAATTTACTGCGTTCAGCACAGATGCATTTTCAAATCCCAAGAGTATCAATCTCTGTTGTGTCCATAACAGGACATACACTGTACCAGGTGTCCAGCTACTGCCCCTAGATGGCCACTTTATAATCAATTTAAGCTACAACCTTCTGGACTGCTCCTGCTTTAAGATTGATTTAATCACTTAGTACAAGCAACATCTGGATAAAATTGAAGAGCCTGAAGGACCAAGGTGCTGTGAACTCAAATTTCTAG AGGTTCAGCTGGCCACCATCTCACTCTCCTGTGGGAAGGACACATCAGGAATCATGGCAGTTGTTTATCCTGTAGTGCCATCTTCATTTGGGGTGTTCACTGTTTCGAGCAAAATTACCAGCAACT CCTGA